In Thermotoga sp. Ku-13t, one genomic interval encodes:
- a CDS encoding YjjG family noncanonical pyrimidine nucleotidase, whose translation MRYEMVYFDLDGTLLDFAKTEREALSSVFAEYGVILNDQQIQAYIEINKKWWRFFSEGKAPKERIVIARFEEFLSHLGRTGIEANEIAERYLEQLSERAYFIPGAEQFLERLKATGTKMAVLTNGVQMVQERRASILKLDRFIEFMITSESCGKPKPDPAMFHLAIIRSGVALNKSVYVGDDPVVDYLAAKNAGTDFILIDLSSTHQNFQGKRATSYEELFNLLICPSTNS comes from the coding sequence ATGAGGTATGAAATGGTCTACTTCGATCTTGACGGTACGTTGCTGGATTTCGCGAAGACTGAGAGGGAAGCTTTGAGTTCTGTTTTTGCAGAATATGGTGTGATCCTGAACGATCAACAGATACAAGCTTACATTGAAATCAACAAAAAGTGGTGGCGATTCTTTTCAGAAGGAAAAGCACCAAAAGAAAGGATCGTGATCGCTAGATTCGAAGAGTTTTTATCACACCTGGGCCGTACAGGGATCGAAGCGAACGAAATCGCAGAACGTTACCTGGAGCAACTGTCCGAGCGTGCCTACTTCATACCCGGTGCAGAACAGTTTCTGGAAAGGTTGAAGGCAACCGGCACGAAGATGGCCGTGCTCACCAATGGTGTTCAGATGGTGCAGGAAAGAAGGGCGAGCATTCTGAAACTGGATCGATTCATCGAGTTCATGATAACCTCTGAATCCTGTGGCAAACCAAAACCCGATCCGGCGATGTTTCACCTGGCCATAATCAGGAGTGGCGTGGCCTTGAACAAGTCTGTGTACGTGGGTGACGATCCCGTGGTCGATTACCTCGCGGCGAAGAACGCCGGAACGGATTTCATATTGATCGATCTGAGTTCAACTCATCAGAATTTTCAGGGCAAAAGGGCGACTTCTTACGAAGAGCTTTTCAATCTGTTGATCTGTCCTTCCACAAACTCGTAG
- a CDS encoding sugar ABC transporter permease: protein MTLRKREALTAWFFLLPGFAGFTIFVFGAVAFSLGLSFFEWDMLTKPVFVGFRNFTRLLFEDKTFHLVFKNTLWFVLGTVPTRVILGLAFALILIRNIPGRTFLRAVVFLPVIIPTVAAAMVWRWIFNADFGLLNDFLYRIGVSNLPRWLSDPKWALVAIIILSVWKDVGFSTVIFMAGLQGIPAVVYEAAKLDGANSWKMFVHITLPLLSPTTFFVIVINVISSFQVFDQAYVLTGGGPGNATNTIVYYIYNNAFQWFRMGYAAAIAWVLFGVIFAATFVQFKYQRKWVYYE from the coding sequence ATGACGTTGAGAAAGAGGGAAGCTTTGACTGCTTGGTTCTTTTTGCTCCCAGGTTTTGCAGGGTTCACGATCTTCGTCTTCGGGGCCGTGGCTTTTTCCCTTGGACTGAGTTTCTTCGAGTGGGATATGCTCACGAAGCCAGTCTTTGTTGGTTTTAGAAACTTCACGAGACTGCTTTTTGAAGACAAAACTTTCCATCTGGTTTTCAAAAACACACTCTGGTTCGTTCTTGGTACGGTGCCGACGCGTGTGATCCTAGGATTAGCGTTCGCTCTAATCCTGATCAGAAACATTCCGGGCCGGACTTTTTTAAGGGCGGTTGTTTTCTTACCGGTGATAATCCCCACTGTAGCAGCAGCTATGGTGTGGCGATGGATTTTTAACGCTGATTTTGGGCTCCTGAACGATTTTCTTTATCGAATTGGAGTGTCAAATTTACCAAGGTGGCTCTCGGATCCAAAATGGGCTCTCGTAGCAATCATAATACTCAGTGTTTGGAAAGATGTGGGATTCTCAACTGTCATATTCATGGCAGGTTTGCAGGGTATTCCTGCGGTGGTGTACGAAGCGGCGAAACTCGATGGGGCGAACAGCTGGAAGATGTTCGTTCACATAACGTTACCTTTACTTTCACCGACGACTTTCTTTGTGATCGTTATAAACGTGATCTCTTCGTTCCAAGTTTTCGATCAGGCTTACGTGCTTACGGGCGGAGGGCCGGGGAACGCGACGAACACGATTGTTTATTACATCTACAACAATGCGTTCCAGTGGTTCCGAATGGGTTACGCTGCGGCAATCGCATGGGTGTTATTCGGTGTGATATTTGCCGCAACCTTCGTACAGTTCAAGTACCAGAGAAAGTGGGTGTATTACGAGTGA
- the rbsK gene encoding ribokinase yields MKIMIAVVGSNNVDLVLLVDHFTRPGETQKCLSYERFPGGKGANQAVACKKLGAEVYFLTCIGNDGNGEFSHLSLTKAGLRDGLVRVEEPNGFAMIEVTRDGQNRIIIFPGANGTMRVELVKRHLDELLKADIVLLQNEIPFEVNFEVAKRFKEAGKFVIFDPAPATGVEERIYPYVDIITPNEEEAHQLTGAYGETAVQKLMEKGCANVLLKRGEKGCLFAGKLGRFELDAFRVNAVDSTAAGDVFNAAFAVWFERSKDVHKSLIFASAAAAISVTRMGAQSSIPSLEEVLNFLEERQIEGFCI; encoded by the coding sequence ATGAAGATCATGATCGCAGTCGTTGGAAGCAACAATGTCGATCTTGTGCTTTTGGTCGATCACTTCACACGCCCCGGGGAAACTCAAAAGTGCCTCTCTTACGAACGTTTCCCGGGAGGAAAGGGAGCAAACCAGGCCGTCGCGTGCAAAAAACTCGGGGCCGAGGTGTACTTTCTCACCTGCATTGGCAATGACGGCAACGGTGAATTTTCGCATCTGAGCCTGACGAAGGCTGGATTGAGAGATGGCCTTGTGCGTGTTGAAGAACCGAACGGTTTTGCCATGATCGAGGTCACCCGTGACGGTCAAAACAGAATCATCATCTTTCCGGGTGCTAACGGAACGATGAGAGTTGAACTGGTAAAACGTCACCTAGATGAGCTGTTGAAGGCAGATATAGTCTTGCTCCAGAACGAAATACCGTTTGAAGTCAATTTCGAAGTGGCGAAGCGGTTCAAGGAGGCCGGAAAATTCGTCATCTTCGATCCCGCACCGGCCACGGGTGTTGAAGAGAGGATCTATCCTTATGTTGATATCATCACACCAAACGAGGAAGAAGCTCACCAGCTCACCGGAGCATACGGCGAAACGGCCGTTCAGAAACTGATGGAGAAAGGCTGTGCCAACGTGTTGCTCAAACGTGGCGAAAAGGGCTGTCTCTTCGCCGGAAAGCTTGGCAGGTTCGAATTGGATGCTTTCAGAGTCAACGCGGTCGATAGTACCGCTGCCGGCGATGTTTTCAACGCGGCCTTCGCTGTCTGGTTTGAAAGGAGCAAAGACGTACATAAATCTTTGATTTTTGCCAGCGCCGCGGCGGCGATAAGCGTCACCAGAATGGGTGCACAGAGTTCCATCCCATCGCTCGAGGAAGTTCTGAACTTTCTTGAGGAAAGACAAATCGAGGGATTCTGCATATGA
- a CDS encoding ROK family transcriptional regulator: MTRIQNVVLLKSNNLRHLLRELIKHQPISKVALAKKLHVGHSTITQILKPLIERNIVFEAAVGHSTGGRPPKLLRVNPDAAYGIVADMSGHRMRVCLINCAFDVVGAQGIAAQKDIYETLELVVKVCHDLLTRVNGGKVLGICVAISGVMDPATGRISSSLIEGLRDVKLRDFLKTRLGIPVIVENDANLSALGEFMKMEKDANNMFYIHMGEGLGGGLIVNRDIFRGDRGYAGEIGRMVYNADNFRTVGDVYTQLVKFSRVEEDDLVKLLTAVVLNAVSLLDVVNFVVGGTAFQIDERVLLKVENKVKELFYGFNVEIRKSTSQPDPILVGAMEYLIENVLTRSAI; the protein is encoded by the coding sequence TTGACACGAATACAGAACGTGGTTTTGCTCAAATCCAATAACTTGCGACACCTGTTGAGAGAACTCATCAAGCATCAACCCATATCGAAGGTGGCTCTGGCCAAAAAATTGCACGTTGGCCATTCCACGATCACCCAGATATTGAAACCGCTCATAGAGAGAAACATTGTCTTTGAAGCAGCGGTTGGTCATTCTACGGGTGGTAGACCACCAAAATTGCTCCGTGTCAACCCCGATGCCGCTTATGGAATTGTCGCGGACATGTCTGGGCATAGGATGAGGGTTTGTCTTATCAATTGTGCGTTCGATGTTGTCGGTGCTCAAGGAATAGCTGCTCAAAAAGACATCTACGAAACTCTGGAATTGGTCGTCAAAGTCTGCCATGATTTGTTAACACGCGTCAATGGTGGCAAAGTTCTTGGCATCTGTGTGGCTATTTCCGGCGTGATGGATCCTGCAACGGGTCGGATCAGCAGCAGTTTGATTGAAGGGTTACGAGATGTCAAGCTTCGGGACTTTCTAAAAACAAGGCTGGGCATACCCGTCATAGTGGAAAACGATGCCAATCTTTCCGCACTCGGTGAGTTCATGAAGATGGAGAAGGACGCGAACAACATGTTCTACATCCACATGGGAGAGGGCTTAGGTGGAGGATTGATAGTCAATCGTGACATTTTTCGCGGAGATCGAGGTTACGCTGGCGAAATTGGGAGAATGGTATACAATGCGGATAATTTCAGAACTGTGGGTGACGTTTATACCCAGCTCGTGAAGTTTAGCCGAGTTGAGGAAGATGATCTCGTGAAGTTGTTGACCGCCGTGGTTCTCAACGCAGTTTCACTGCTGGATGTTGTGAATTTCGTTGTTGGTGGGACAGCTTTTCAAATCGACGAAAGAGTACTTTTGAAAGTTGAGAACAAAGTAAAAGAACTTTTCTACGGGTTCAACGTCGAGATCAGAAAGTCTACGAGCCAACCCGACCCGATACTCGTAGGCGCGATGGAATACCTCATCGAGAACGTACTGACCAGGTCGGCCATATGA
- a CDS encoding amidohydrolase family protein, whose protein sequence is MLSRVFDMHVHFVGDEKLYSSRLEQLLSYAERFNVRKIALIGSSGANHLVERAFREYPERFVGFARVDLDNDDPKVVDEYKKRGFAGIKVILTKKDYDDPDYFPFYERAEQNNMVVLFHTGVIGGPIDYLLEEHSAMPEDEETAMLILKGKSSARMRSLFLDTIANAFPKLRIIGAHLGWPEYLVSCAVARWRRNVYFDISGGEVVRRHIVEGKYIKREISVKKVLFGTDSNIEKMPNEIICWYDALRGMGLTHEEIDMIMYKNAAGIFGVEE, encoded by the coding sequence GTGCTGTCAAGAGTCTTCGACATGCACGTGCATTTCGTCGGTGATGAGAAGCTTTACAGTTCTAGGCTGGAACAACTCTTGAGTTATGCTGAAAGGTTCAACGTAAGGAAAATAGCGTTGATTGGGAGTTCTGGCGCAAATCACTTGGTGGAAAGAGCGTTCAGAGAGTACCCTGAGCGATTTGTGGGCTTTGCGAGAGTAGATCTTGACAACGACGACCCTAAGGTAGTTGATGAATACAAAAAGAGAGGTTTTGCAGGCATCAAAGTGATTCTCACAAAAAAGGACTATGACGATCCAGACTATTTCCCATTTTACGAGAGGGCCGAGCAGAACAACATGGTGGTCCTGTTTCATACCGGTGTGATAGGTGGTCCTATTGATTATTTACTTGAGGAGCACAGTGCGATGCCAGAAGATGAAGAAACTGCGATGCTGATTCTGAAGGGTAAATCATCCGCGAGGATGAGATCGCTGTTTTTGGATACCATCGCCAACGCCTTTCCAAAATTGAGAATCATAGGTGCTCACCTTGGCTGGCCGGAGTATCTGGTTTCCTGCGCTGTTGCAAGGTGGCGTCGCAACGTATACTTCGATATCTCCGGTGGTGAGGTCGTCAGAAGGCACATCGTGGAAGGTAAATACATAAAAAGGGAAATCTCCGTCAAAAAAGTGCTCTTCGGCACTGACAGTAACATAGAAAAGATGCCGAACGAAATCATCTGCTGGTACGATGCCCTGAGGGGAATGGGTCTGACGCATGAAGAGATCGATATGATCATGTACAAGAACGCAGCCGGAATTTTCGGGGTGGAGGAATGA
- a CDS encoding nucleoside hydrolase yields MKKLRVILDCDPGHDDAFAILLAAASKQIELLGVTTVVGNSYLENTTINARKVLDLFDLDIPVFPGCARPLFRDVVIAPQIHGKSGLDGATLPPPKRKIEKIHAVDFIAQTLQKYEDAVLVPTGPLTNIALFMLRYPELRNRISLIVLMGGGIAFGNVTPVAEFNIFADPEAAKIVFNSGVPIVMVPLDLTHQVVATEKEADVLRSLGERFQIMADLLMFFKSTYKKVFDIDGAILHDPCTIMYLLHPEIFESQDYHVDVETKGELTYGQTVVDVWRTTGKDANAKVLLKVDREKFFQIFFQQLRSLEGGR; encoded by the coding sequence GTGAAAAAATTGAGAGTCATCCTTGACTGCGATCCCGGACACGACGATGCGTTCGCGATATTGCTCGCGGCAGCTTCGAAGCAGATTGAACTGCTCGGAGTCACGACAGTTGTTGGGAACTCGTACCTCGAAAATACGACGATCAACGCCAGGAAGGTGCTGGACCTTTTCGATCTGGACATACCCGTTTTTCCCGGTTGTGCAAGGCCACTGTTCAGAGACGTTGTCATCGCACCGCAGATACATGGCAAATCTGGCCTCGACGGTGCCACGCTGCCTCCACCAAAGAGGAAAATTGAAAAGATCCACGCGGTCGATTTCATCGCGCAGACACTGCAGAAGTACGAAGACGCCGTGCTGGTTCCAACAGGTCCACTCACCAACATTGCCCTCTTCATGCTGAGATACCCGGAGCTCAGAAACAGGATATCTCTCATCGTATTGATGGGCGGAGGCATCGCGTTCGGGAACGTTACACCCGTAGCGGAGTTCAACATCTTCGCTGATCCTGAAGCCGCAAAGATCGTTTTCAATTCCGGCGTTCCCATAGTAATGGTTCCTCTCGATCTGACCCATCAGGTGGTGGCAACCGAAAAAGAGGCCGATGTGTTGCGAAGCCTCGGAGAAAGGTTTCAGATCATGGCCGATCTTTTGATGTTCTTCAAGTCTACCTACAAAAAGGTGTTCGACATCGATGGTGCGATCCTGCACGACCCATGCACGATCATGTACCTGTTACATCCTGAGATCTTCGAGTCACAGGATTACCACGTGGACGTAGAGACGAAAGGTGAACTCACTTACGGACAAACTGTGGTGGATGTGTGGCGAACGACAGGAAAAGATGCGAACGCAAAAGTGCTGTTGAAGGTTGATAGAGAGAAATTCTTCCAGATCTTTTTCCAGCAACTGCGTTCACTGGAAGGAGGTAGATGA
- a CDS encoding carbohydrate ABC transporter permease, giving the protein MRAKTKERILNWSLFVVMMLVAFVMLVPFFWMFSTSLKNLGEVFEYPPKWIPSQPHWENYVRVWSAVPFGRYLLNSLIVSGSITFLHLLVASLSAYAFARLNFPGRDRLFLLYLATLMVPGQVTMIPNFILIELLRLTDTYTGLIVPNVFSAFGVFLLRQFFMTIPKDYEDAARIDGASRFYIYSRIILPLSVPALSTLAIFTFVFQWNNLLWPLIVVSKDSMKTITIGLASFQGMYGTTWNLLMAAAVMGVLPSVVAFLIGQRYLIKGITLTGLKT; this is encoded by the coding sequence GTGAGAGCGAAAACCAAGGAGAGAATATTGAACTGGTCACTGTTTGTAGTCATGATGTTGGTAGCGTTCGTCATGCTCGTGCCATTTTTCTGGATGTTCTCCACATCACTCAAGAACTTAGGAGAAGTGTTCGAATATCCACCTAAGTGGATACCGAGCCAGCCGCACTGGGAAAATTACGTCCGGGTCTGGTCTGCGGTACCGTTCGGAAGATACCTTTTGAACAGTCTCATCGTGTCTGGTTCAATAACATTTCTTCACCTGCTGGTTGCTTCGCTGAGTGCCTATGCCTTTGCTAGGCTCAATTTTCCTGGCAGGGATAGGCTGTTCCTTTTATATCTGGCAACTCTCATGGTACCAGGACAGGTTACGATGATCCCGAACTTCATCTTGATAGAACTTCTCCGCCTGACGGATACCTACACTGGTCTGATAGTTCCGAACGTGTTCAGTGCGTTTGGAGTTTTTCTCTTGAGGCAGTTCTTCATGACGATACCCAAGGATTACGAGGATGCCGCACGAATCGATGGAGCTTCAAGGTTCTACATTTATTCGAGGATAATCCTGCCGCTCTCTGTTCCTGCACTGTCCACACTGGCGATATTCACGTTCGTTTTTCAGTGGAACAATTTGCTCTGGCCTCTGATAGTCGTGAGCAAAGACTCCATGAAGACAATAACGATAGGTCTTGCGAGCTTTCAAGGCATGTACGGCACGACATGGAACCTGCTCATGGCGGCTGCCGTCATGGGAGTTCTACCGTCCGTCGTGGCGTTCCTGATCGGGCAGAGGTATCTGATAAAGGGCATCACACTGACAGGTTTAAAGACCTAA
- a CDS encoding M3 family oligoendopeptidase — protein MKFSQFPYVRPNVESLKNQFEQSLASLKDAENVLQAVEAIKEINSLRNCFHTAMSIAYIRYCMNTQDEFYAQERSFYDSVLPHVEALQVRFYEALFGSRFKDDLVKVFGEQLFRIAKMTLKTFKPEILEDLEQENKLSTSYASLVSSAQIDFDGQKLTLSQLRAYELSPDRNTRKRASEARYQFFAQHQKELDELYDQLVKVRHEIARKLGFRSFVPVAYLRMKRSDYTPEDVEQLRKAVQTKVVPLIQKLREKQRTMLTVDRLKYYDRPILLKEGNPRPKGDRKELVDAARTMYQQMSNETEEFFNFMLENELMDLDSREGKYPGGFCDFIPDHRSPFIFANFNGTSHDVEVLTHEAGHAFQVYRSRNFEVPEYYWPTAEACEIHSMGMEFLAWPWLELFYRDESERAKLVHAWSALNFIAYGVSVDEFQHVIYEHPELSAEERRKIWRQIERKYMPEIDYDGNAYLENGGFWQQQMHVYESPFYYIDYVIAQFCAIQFLQKSLEDRNKALQSYIKLCDLGGSLSFQSLLKGVGLGSPFEERVVESTARWLYEFVEGQINRLKSSS, from the coding sequence ATGAAATTTTCTCAGTTTCCTTATGTGAGGCCAAATGTGGAAAGTTTGAAGAACCAGTTTGAACAATCACTTGCGTCACTGAAAGACGCTGAGAATGTACTGCAGGCAGTTGAGGCAATAAAAGAAATAAACAGCCTGCGAAACTGTTTTCACACAGCTATGTCCATCGCGTACATTCGTTACTGCATGAACACACAAGACGAGTTCTACGCACAGGAAAGAAGTTTCTATGATTCGGTATTGCCACACGTTGAGGCGTTGCAGGTTCGTTTCTACGAGGCATTGTTTGGATCGAGATTCAAAGACGATCTGGTAAAAGTCTTCGGCGAACAGCTCTTCAGAATCGCCAAGATGACATTGAAGACGTTCAAGCCCGAGATTTTGGAAGATCTGGAACAGGAAAACAAGCTGTCCACAAGTTACGCAAGCTTGGTCTCCTCGGCACAGATCGACTTTGATGGTCAAAAATTGACACTCTCGCAGCTGAGGGCCTACGAACTCTCACCGGACAGGAATACCAGAAAACGCGCCAGTGAGGCCAGGTATCAGTTTTTTGCACAGCATCAAAAGGAACTCGATGAGCTGTACGACCAGCTTGTGAAGGTCAGACACGAGATCGCGAGGAAACTCGGTTTTCGATCTTTCGTGCCGGTGGCTTACCTGAGGATGAAGAGATCGGATTACACACCCGAAGATGTGGAACAATTGAGAAAGGCCGTGCAGACGAAGGTCGTGCCGTTGATCCAGAAACTCAGGGAAAAGCAGAGGACGATGCTCACAGTAGACAGGCTCAAATACTACGACAGACCGATACTCCTGAAAGAAGGTAACCCTCGCCCCAAGGGAGATCGAAAAGAACTGGTCGACGCGGCGAGAACGATGTACCAGCAGATGTCAAACGAGACAGAGGAGTTCTTCAACTTCATGCTAGAAAACGAGCTGATGGATCTGGACAGCAGGGAAGGGAAATATCCTGGAGGCTTCTGTGATTTCATACCCGATCACAGATCGCCTTTCATCTTCGCAAACTTCAATGGAACTTCCCACGATGTGGAGGTGCTCACACACGAAGCTGGCCACGCCTTCCAGGTGTACAGGAGTCGGAACTTCGAGGTGCCGGAATACTACTGGCCAACCGCGGAAGCTTGCGAAATCCATTCCATGGGTATGGAGTTCCTCGCCTGGCCATGGCTGGAACTTTTCTACAGAGATGAATCTGAACGTGCGAAACTGGTCCACGCCTGGTCCGCTCTGAACTTCATAGCGTACGGTGTGAGCGTTGACGAATTCCAGCACGTGATCTACGAGCATCCGGAACTCAGCGCTGAAGAGAGGAGAAAAATCTGGAGGCAGATAGAAAGAAAATACATGCCGGAGATCGACTACGATGGGAACGCGTATTTGGAGAACGGTGGTTTCTGGCAGCAGCAGATGCACGTGTACGAAAGCCCATTCTACTACATAGATTACGTCATCGCCCAGTTCTGTGCGATCCAGTTCTTACAGAAAAGTCTTGAGGATCGAAACAAAGCTCTGCAAAGTTACATCAAGCTCTGCGACCTTGGAGGAAGTCTGTCGTTTCAGTCGTTGCTGAAAGGTGTGGGTCTTGGTTCACCCTTCGAAGAAAGAGTCGTCGAATCCACTGCGAGGTGGCTCTACGAGTTTGTGGAAGGACAGATCAACAGATTGAAAAGCTCTTCGTAA
- a CDS encoding spore photoproduct lyase family protein has product MVHEILIRKLISQTKIPIARYVVNPYIGCGHGCKYCYAQFIGPFKSMKGIWGRDVYVKLNATEVFEKELYRAKGKILFSSVCDPYQPVERKYQLTRRLLEIALNHYRTVHILTKSSLVLRDLDILKNKAVTVTVTITTDDDRVRKVLEPGASSIEERIETVKKLKEAGVDVSVFVGPILPMNPEKLASKLTKFVDKISFDRMNYPWFVEEIYRKYNWTRWLNEDKVNEVVEVFRKFFDVE; this is encoded by the coding sequence ATGGTGCACGAAATTCTGATACGAAAATTGATAAGCCAGACGAAAATTCCCATAGCAAGGTACGTTGTCAACCCGTACATAGGCTGTGGGCACGGTTGCAAGTACTGCTACGCGCAGTTCATAGGTCCGTTCAAGAGCATGAAGGGAATCTGGGGAAGGGACGTTTACGTGAAACTCAACGCGACCGAAGTGTTTGAAAAAGAGCTTTACAGAGCCAAAGGAAAGATACTCTTCTCGAGCGTGTGCGATCCGTACCAGCCTGTCGAAAGAAAGTACCAGCTCACGCGAAGGTTGCTCGAGATCGCGCTGAACCATTACAGAACTGTCCACATTCTGACCAAATCCAGCCTCGTTTTGAGAGACCTTGACATTCTCAAGAACAAGGCTGTTACTGTCACGGTCACGATAACGACGGACGACGATCGTGTGAGAAAGGTTCTCGAACCGGGTGCTTCGTCGATAGAGGAAAGGATCGAGACCGTGAAGAAGCTGAAGGAGGCCGGTGTTGATGTCTCCGTCTTCGTCGGACCCATCTTGCCGATGAACCCGGAAAAGCTGGCCAGCAAACTAACGAAGTTCGTCGATAAAATCTCCTTCGACAGGATGAATTATCCCTGGTTCGTGGAAGAAATATACCGCAAATACAACTGGACCAGGTGGCTGAACGAGGACAAAGTCAACGAAGTCGTGGAAGTTTTCAGAAAGTTCTTCGACGTGGAATGA
- a CDS encoding sugar ABC transporter substrate-binding protein, with translation MRKLVVALLCVLTVTMFSVTKIRFSFWGSPAELPPYQEIVKQFEAENPDIKVEIINYPWSTYFDKIQAMMAAEDAPDVMFLHTIPSWAAKGVLEDLTPYIEKSNFPVDAYNQELLSTFMYKGRIYGFPRDNDTTVLFYNKDLFDEAGVPYPDYSWDWQKFLDAARKLTKRDARGRVVQWGVVLERNKWHLWIHMNGGRIVDNYDSPTRCTLNERAAVEAIQFIADMILDYKLAPSIAELARLGSAAELFTTGRVAMVLTNAAQINMFLTNKNLKFGIAPLPYKVTRSNTLGGAGFVMYSKSKNKDVAWKFMQFLCGPRGQAIFAKSGDAVPAMRTPETVKAFINNPPSEQERLIFFTETGFGVKFPQIPGWWEIFEYVTRELDYVWTGQKSAVEVLEYVTEEVNKMIKKFGTW, from the coding sequence ATGAGAAAATTGGTGGTTGCATTGCTCTGTGTCTTGACTGTCACGATGTTCTCTGTGACCAAGATACGCTTTTCTTTCTGGGGCTCACCGGCAGAACTGCCACCGTACCAGGAAATTGTGAAGCAGTTTGAGGCAGAGAATCCAGATATCAAAGTTGAGATCATCAACTACCCATGGTCGACGTACTTCGACAAAATTCAAGCAATGATGGCGGCAGAGGATGCGCCGGATGTGATGTTCCTCCACACGATCCCAAGCTGGGCAGCCAAGGGTGTGCTGGAAGATCTGACACCCTACATTGAGAAATCGAACTTTCCAGTGGACGCGTACAACCAGGAACTGTTGAGCACATTCATGTACAAGGGTCGCATTTACGGATTTCCGAGAGACAACGACACAACAGTTCTCTTCTACAACAAAGATCTTTTCGACGAAGCTGGAGTTCCGTACCCAGACTACTCGTGGGATTGGCAGAAATTCCTCGACGCAGCCAGGAAGCTCACAAAGAGGGACGCACGTGGCAGAGTTGTTCAGTGGGGTGTTGTGCTGGAGAGAAACAAGTGGCACCTTTGGATCCACATGAACGGGGGAAGAATTGTTGACAACTACGACAGCCCAACGAGATGTACTCTCAACGAAAGGGCGGCCGTAGAGGCGATCCAGTTCATAGCAGACATGATCCTGGACTACAAATTGGCTCCATCGATCGCAGAACTTGCACGGCTCGGATCTGCTGCGGAACTATTCACAACCGGGCGTGTGGCGATGGTGCTGACCAACGCGGCGCAGATCAACATGTTCCTCACGAATAAGAATTTGAAATTTGGTATTGCGCCGTTGCCCTACAAGGTGACCAGGTCGAACACACTGGGTGGTGCGGGCTTCGTGATGTACTCGAAGTCAAAAAACAAAGATGTGGCTTGGAAATTCATGCAGTTCCTCTGCGGACCAAGAGGCCAGGCCATATTTGCAAAGAGCGGCGATGCGGTGCCGGCCATGAGGACTCCAGAAACGGTCAAAGCTTTCATCAACAATCCACCGAGCGAGCAGGAGAGGTTGATATTCTTCACCGAAACTGGCTTCGGTGTGAAGTTCCCCCAGATACCGGGCTGGTGGGAGATCTTCGAATACGTAACACGCGAACTCGACTACGTATGGACCGGACAGAAATCTGCAGTTGAAGTTTTGGAATATGTCACCGAGGAAGTTAACAAGATGATAAAGAAGTTCGGAACCTGGTGA